Below is a genomic region from Terriglobales bacterium.
ACAACCCGTACGGCCACGGGCACAACTACACGCTGGAGGTCACGGTGAGCGGCGAGGTGGACGCGCAGACCGGGATGGTCTGCAATCTGGCGGACCTGGACGAGGCCGTCCACAGGGAAGTGCTGGAGCCGTTCGACCACCGGAACCTGAATCTGCTGGAGCCGTTCCGCCGGCAGGCGCCGACCACGGAGAACCTGAGCATGGAGATCTTCCAGCGGCTGCAGCGGAGCCTCACGATGGCGCACCTGGAGAAAGTGCGGGTGGAAGAGACTATGCTGAACTCATTCGAGTATGCCGGCGGCGCCGAACCCATGCGGTAGGCGACCGCAGAAGGGAACTGATATGAAGAGGACCACCGAACCCGTCACCTTGACGAGCGCGAGCCCAGAGGAGCTGGTGCGCGAGCTGCTGGTGCGCCTGGGCGAAGACCCGGAACGAGAGGGGCTGCATCGCACGCCGGAGCGCACGCGGAAGGCTCTGGAGTTCCTGACTCGCGGTTACAGCGAAGACCCGGAGAAGTTGCTGCAGGGTGCGCTGTTCAACGTGACCTACGACGAAATGGTGATCGTCAAGGACATCGAGATGTTCAGCCTGTGCGAACATCATCTGCTGCCCTTCTTCGGCAAGGTCCATGTGGCGTATATCCCCAACGGGAAGGTGATCGGGCTGAGCAAGATCCCGCGGCTGGTGGATATCTACGCGCGGCGGCTGCAAGTGCAGGAGCGGCTCACGACGCAGATCGCGGAGACCATCCAGAGGGCCATCGAGCCGCAGGGAGTGGGAGTGGTGATCG
It encodes:
- the folE gene encoding GTP cyclohydrolase I FolE, encoding MKRTTEPVTLTSASPEELVRELLVRLGEDPEREGLHRTPERTRKALEFLTRGYSEDPEKLLQGALFNVTYDEMVIVKDIEMFSLCEHHLLPFFGKVHVAYIPNGKVIGLSKIPRLVDIYARRLQVQERLTTQIAETIQRAIEPQGVGVVIEARHLCMMMRGVEKQHSAAVTSSMLGAFREEQETREEFLSLIRGRGNNGG
- a CDS encoding 6-carboxytetrahydropterin synthase, with product MKTHLTRRYRFAAAHRLHSDAMSEAENRAVYGKCNNPYGHGHNYTLEVTVSGEVDAQTGMVCNLADLDEAVHREVLEPFDHRNLNLLEPFRRQAPTTENLSMEIFQRLQRSLTMAHLEKVRVEETMLNSFEYAGGAEPMR